In Nocardia yunnanensis, one DNA window encodes the following:
- a CDS encoding methylated-DNA--[protein]-cysteine S-methyltransferase, which produces MTLYTTMASPVGELLLVGEVRGGRTVLTAVSMAGAKSLLVQPGWVGDGEAFAGVVPQLAAYFAGERGGFDIALGEGGTEFQRKVWGAVEGIPYGSTTTYGEIARRIGAPRAAVRAVGSAIGANPLLIVRPCHRVIGADGSLTGYAGGVESKRQLLALERVA; this is translated from the coding sequence ATGACCTTGTATACGACTATGGCCAGTCCGGTGGGGGAGTTGTTGTTGGTGGGGGAGGTTCGGGGTGGGCGGACGGTGTTGACGGCTGTTTCCATGGCGGGGGCGAAGAGTTTGTTGGTGCAGCCGGGTTGGGTGGGGGATGGGGAGGCGTTTGCGGGGGTTGTGCCGCAGTTGGCTGCTTATTTCGCGGGGGAGCGGGGTGGGTTCGACATTGCGTTGGGTGAGGGTGGGACGGAGTTTCAGCGGAAGGTGTGGGGGGCGGTCGAGGGGATTCCGTATGGGAGCACCACGACCTATGGGGAGATCGCGCGGCGGATCGGGGCGCCGCGGGCTGCGGTGCGGGCGGTGGGGTCGGCGATCGGGGCGAATCCGTTGTTGATCGTGCGGCCTTGTCATCGGGTGATCGGGGCGGACGGGTCGCTGACCGGGTACGCCGGTGGGGTGGAGAGCAAGCGGCAGCTGCTGGCGCTGGAGCGGGTGGCGTGA
- a CDS encoding hydrolase, which produces MTSTLLDPKTALVLIDLQRGIAAMPTLPHAADEVIARGAQLAKAFRERGLPVVLVRVSFAEDGGDMPPGRTMQPGGRMTPPAGWDELVDELDVQPDDLRITKRQWGAFHGTSLDVQLRRRGVTTIVLGGIATSIGVESTARAAHEHGYHVVVATDAVADRDAASHDHSIEKIFPRLGVTATTDEVLDVLAGLPTED; this is translated from the coding sequence GTGACATCGACTCTGCTGGACCCGAAGACCGCGCTGGTGCTCATCGATCTGCAGCGGGGGATCGCCGCCATGCCGACCCTGCCGCATGCCGCCGACGAGGTGATCGCGCGGGGAGCCCAGCTGGCCAAGGCGTTTCGTGAACGGGGGCTGCCGGTGGTGCTGGTGCGGGTGTCCTTCGCCGAGGACGGCGGGGATATGCCGCCCGGGCGCACCATGCAGCCGGGCGGGCGGATGACTCCGCCGGCGGGCTGGGACGAACTGGTCGACGAGCTGGATGTGCAGCCGGACGATCTGCGAATCACCAAGCGGCAGTGGGGCGCTTTCCACGGCACGAGTCTGGATGTGCAGCTGCGGCGGCGGGGTGTGACGACGATCGTGCTGGGCGGCATCGCCACCAGCATCGGGGTCGAATCGACCGCGCGCGCCGCGCACGAGCACGGTTATCACGTGGTGGTGGCCACCGATGCCGTCGCCGACCGCGACGCCGCCTCGCATGATCATTCGATCGAGAAGATCTTCCCCCGCCTGGGCGTCACCGCGACCACCGACGAGGTGCTCGACGTGCTGGCCGGCCTCCCCACCGAGGACTGA
- a CDS encoding 2OG-Fe(II) oxygenase: MSSGTLASVWARRVAQQDWAALAGELDEHGHALLGQLLTADECHTLAGFYDDDHRFRSTVDMARHRFGAGEYRYFTHELPRVVAELRAALYPKLLPIARDWAERLGRPGSWPDRLEDWIERCHQAGQVKSSQILLRYGPGDWNALHRDLFGDMVFPLQVVIGLDAPGVDYTGGEFLMVEQRPRAQSRGAAMALPQGHGLIFTTRDRPVRGARGWSAAPMRHGVSVVRSGQRHTLGLVFHDA; the protein is encoded by the coding sequence GTGAGCAGCGGGACCCTTGCCTCGGTGTGGGCTCGCCGGGTCGCCCAGCAGGACTGGGCGGCCCTGGCCGGGGAACTCGACGAGCACGGGCACGCGCTGCTGGGGCAGCTGCTCACCGCGGACGAATGCCACACGCTCGCTGGGTTTTACGACGACGACCACCGATTTCGCTCCACCGTGGACATGGCGCGGCATCGGTTCGGGGCGGGGGAGTACCGCTACTTCACGCACGAATTGCCGCGGGTCGTGGCCGAGCTGCGGGCGGCGCTGTATCCGAAACTGCTTCCCATCGCGCGGGATTGGGCCGAACGGCTGGGCCGGCCGGGCAGCTGGCCCGACCGCCTCGAGGACTGGATCGAGCGGTGTCATCAGGCGGGGCAGGTGAAGAGTTCGCAGATTCTGCTGCGCTACGGCCCGGGAGACTGGAACGCCCTGCATCGAGACCTGTTCGGCGACATGGTGTTTCCGCTGCAGGTCGTGATCGGCCTCGATGCGCCCGGCGTCGACTACACCGGCGGTGAGTTCCTGATGGTCGAACAGCGCCCCCGCGCCCAATCCCGCGGCGCGGCAATGGCTCTGCCGCAGGGCCACGGCCTGATCTTCACCACCCGCGACCGCCCGGTGCGCGGTGCGCGCGGCTGGTCGGCCGCGCCCATGCGGCACGGCGTGAGCGTCGTCCGCTCCGGGCAGCGCCACACCCTGGGCCTCGTCTTCCACGACGCCTGA
- a CDS encoding lipase family protein: MSIGAAFENIDFATEFDVPAMRPLLPGLDPFYRSPIDLATVAPGTILRSRPVRIGLLGRIPQRVRAWQLLYRSTDLTGRPEAAVTTVLLAWDAEPDAGRPLVSFQCAIDAVVPKCFPSYALQHGSRALGAIPQIELPLIAAALARGWAVSVPDHGGQGGHFGAAREPGHRALDGLRAAVRFPPLGLHPRTRMGLWGYSGGGLATAWAAEVARDYAPELDIAGAVAGSPVGDPAAAFVRLNGSAFAGFAMVFTAGLRRAYPGLDEVVREIVSPEYLALLDDAEHLATFPLLARYAGRNANRHIRGGLGALLTRPEMRTVLDDIQPGAQAPAMPLLVVQGVNDEVIAVADVDAHVRRYRERGAHVRYLRDRLSTHLPLQFLAAPVMVDWLADRLAGRPLPPAEDRTLWSLAAGPRAAIAHRHFMALLATMAAGRPIRTRSALR, from the coding sequence GTGAGCATCGGCGCCGCGTTCGAAAACATCGACTTCGCAACGGAATTCGACGTCCCCGCGATGCGGCCGCTGCTGCCCGGTCTCGATCCGTTCTACCGCTCGCCGATCGACCTCGCCACCGTCGCGCCCGGCACCATCCTGCGCTCGCGCCCGGTGCGCATCGGGCTGCTCGGACGCATTCCGCAGCGCGTGCGGGCCTGGCAACTGCTCTACCGCAGCACCGATCTCACCGGCCGCCCCGAGGCCGCGGTGACCACCGTGCTGCTGGCCTGGGACGCCGAGCCGGACGCGGGCCGCCCGCTGGTGTCGTTCCAGTGCGCCATCGACGCCGTCGTCCCGAAGTGCTTCCCCTCCTACGCATTACAGCACGGCTCGCGCGCGCTGGGCGCGATCCCGCAGATCGAGTTGCCGCTCATCGCCGCCGCCCTCGCGCGCGGCTGGGCGGTCTCGGTGCCCGACCACGGCGGCCAGGGCGGTCACTTCGGCGCGGCCCGCGAACCCGGCCACCGCGCCCTCGACGGCCTGCGCGCGGCCGTGCGTTTCCCGCCGCTGGGCCTGCACCCGCGCACGCGAATGGGATTGTGGGGCTACTCCGGTGGCGGCCTGGCCACCGCCTGGGCGGCCGAAGTGGCGCGCGACTACGCCCCCGAACTGGATATCGCGGGCGCGGTCGCGGGCTCACCGGTCGGTGATCCGGCGGCGGCGTTCGTGCGGCTCAACGGTTCCGCGTTCGCGGGTTTCGCCATGGTCTTCACCGCCGGGCTGCGCCGCGCCTACCCGGGTCTGGACGAGGTCGTGCGCGAAATCGTGTCCCCGGAATACCTCGCCCTGCTCGACGACGCCGAGCACCTGGCCACCTTTCCGCTGCTGGCCCGCTACGCCGGGCGAAATGCCAACCGGCACATTCGCGGCGGCCTGGGCGCGCTGCTGACCCGCCCCGAGATGCGCACCGTGCTCGACGACATCCAGCCTGGCGCGCAGGCGCCCGCCATGCCGCTGCTGGTCGTGCAGGGCGTCAACGACGAGGTGATCGCGGTCGCCGACGTCGACGCCCACGTGCGCCGCTATCGCGAGCGTGGCGCGCACGTCCGCTACCTGCGCGACCGGCTCAGCACCCATCTGCCGCTGCAGTTCCTGGCCGCCCCGGTCATGGTGGACTGGCTGGCCGACCGCCTCGCCGGTCGCCCGCTGCCGCCGGCCGAGGACCGCACCCTGTGGTCGCTGGCGGCCGGGCCCCGCGCGGCGATCGCACACCGTCATTTCATGGCGTTGCTGGCGACCATGGCGGCGGGCCGCCCGATTCGCACCCGCTCGGCCTTGCGGTAA
- a CDS encoding TetR/AcrR family transcriptional regulator, with amino-acid sequence MGTVDAEITDKRLLRGSRTRRTVLRRAVDIASLDSLEGLSFGRLAADTGLSKAGIQTLFRSKEALQLATIEYFREVFIDAVVRPANPKPPGAQRLRALVDNWLAYVSDPLLEGGCFQSANLADFDSRPGPVRDALIVNQARWTGRLADELAYARAHGEIADLDPELAAFQIDAVLKATNTALRLGDSSAVAKARRIVESLLVSA; translated from the coding sequence ATGGGAACCGTGGATGCCGAGATCACCGACAAGCGGCTGCTGCGCGGCTCGCGCACGCGGCGCACCGTCTTGCGCCGCGCCGTGGACATCGCCTCGCTCGACAGCCTGGAGGGGCTGAGCTTCGGCCGCCTCGCCGCCGACACCGGGCTCAGCAAGGCCGGCATCCAAACCCTGTTCCGCAGCAAGGAAGCCCTGCAGCTGGCCACCATCGAGTACTTCCGCGAGGTCTTCATCGATGCGGTGGTGCGGCCCGCCAACCCGAAACCGCCTGGGGCCCAGCGCTTGCGCGCCCTGGTCGACAACTGGCTCGCCTACGTCTCCGACCCCCTGCTCGAGGGCGGCTGCTTCCAGTCCGCGAATCTCGCCGACTTCGACAGCCGCCCCGGGCCGGTACGCGACGCGCTCATCGTCAACCAGGCGCGCTGGACCGGGCGGCTCGCCGACGAGCTGGCCTACGCCCGCGCGCACGGCGAAATCGCCGATCTGGACCCCGAACTCGCCGCCTTCCAGATCGACGCGGTGCTCAAGGCGACGAATACCGCACTGCGCCTGGGTGACAGCAGTGCGGTAGCGAAGGCCCGCCGGATCGTCGAGAGCCTGCTCGTCAGCGCGTGA
- a CDS encoding epoxide hydrolase family protein, with translation MSSTDNTAIHPFRIDIPQADLDELRARLTRTRWIDEVPGTGWERGVPTAYLRELATYWAEKFDWRAVESELNAHPQFTTTIDGQHLHFLHIRSERPDATPLMLIHGWPGTPADFLAMVGPLTDPAAHGDPDAPAFHLVIPTLPGHGFSGPLTETGWDDGRIAAALAELMARLGYRRYGVQGGDHGAFVATRLGRDDAAHVLGVHANALVTFPSGDPADMAALTETERARLAAMKQFQDSGSAYMNLAGSRPNTLAQLLADSPAGQLGWIVEKYKEWTDSAHELPEDAIDRDRILTTVSIYWLTDTARSVANYYYERFHDHTMFAPKPRGTVPTGVAVFTTADFAIRRFAEKAHHIVHWSEFYSGGHFPALEVPELLTGDIRAFFAGLTR, from the coding sequence ATGAGCAGCACGGACAACACCGCCATCCACCCCTTCCGCATCGACATCCCGCAGGCCGACCTCGACGAGCTGCGAGCGCGCCTGACCCGCACCCGCTGGATCGACGAGGTGCCCGGCACCGGCTGGGAACGCGGCGTGCCCACCGCGTATCTGCGCGAGCTGGCCACCTATTGGGCCGAGAAGTTCGATTGGCGCGCCGTCGAATCCGAACTCAACGCCCACCCGCAGTTCACCACCACCATCGACGGCCAGCACCTGCACTTCCTGCACATCCGCTCCGAGCGCCCCGACGCCACCCCGCTGATGCTGATCCACGGCTGGCCCGGCACCCCCGCCGACTTTCTGGCCATGGTCGGCCCGCTGACCGATCCGGCCGCGCACGGCGACCCCGACGCGCCGGCCTTCCACCTGGTGATCCCCACCCTGCCCGGGCACGGCTTCTCCGGCCCACTCACCGAAACCGGTTGGGACGACGGCAGAATCGCCGCGGCGCTCGCCGAGCTGATGGCCCGCCTCGGCTACCGGCGCTACGGCGTGCAGGGCGGCGATCACGGCGCGTTCGTGGCCACCCGGCTGGGCCGCGACGACGCCGCGCACGTGCTCGGTGTGCACGCCAACGCCCTGGTCACCTTCCCGTCCGGCGACCCGGCCGATATGGCCGCGCTCACCGAGACCGAGCGGGCGCGCCTGGCGGCGATGAAGCAGTTCCAGGACAGCGGGTCGGCCTACATGAATCTGGCCGGGTCCCGGCCCAATACGCTCGCGCAGCTGCTGGCGGATTCGCCGGCCGGACAGCTGGGCTGGATCGTGGAGAAGTACAAGGAGTGGACCGACTCCGCCCACGAGCTGCCCGAGGACGCCATCGACCGGGATCGGATCCTGACCACGGTGAGCATCTACTGGCTGACCGATACCGCGCGCAGTGTCGCCAACTATTACTACGAGCGGTTCCACGACCACACCATGTTCGCGCCCAAGCCGCGCGGCACCGTGCCGACCGGGGTCGCGGTGTTCACCACGGCCGACTTCGCCATCCGGCGCTTCGCGGAGAAGGCGCACCATATCGTGCACTGGTCGGAGTTCTACTCCGGCGGCCACTTCCCGGCGCTGGAGGTGCCCGAACTGCTGACCGGCGATATCCGGGCGTTCTTCGCCGGGCTCACGCGCTGA
- a CDS encoding TetR/AcrR family transcriptional regulator has translation MSVETVGEQGPLPRGRHGLTREQVEASQYARLCTAVLDAVGELGFAATTVADIVTRAQVARRTFYAVFGSKDECFGAAYDLAVGAALDQLRETVTGLEGVNFEERVRISFEIYLNVLATQPGAARALYVETLAAGPGLIEHRLRVHERFADYIAAVAAVGVRDGDLAAPPDRELIDMLLGGIDDRVRACLHRQGAHALPELAPLFSRAAIALVSKHA, from the coding sequence GTGAGTGTGGAGACCGTCGGTGAGCAGGGCCCGTTGCCGCGTGGCCGGCACGGGCTGACTCGCGAGCAGGTGGAGGCGTCGCAATACGCGCGGCTGTGCACCGCCGTGCTGGACGCGGTGGGGGAGCTGGGCTTCGCCGCCACCACCGTCGCCGATATCGTGACCCGCGCCCAGGTGGCGCGCCGCACCTTCTACGCCGTCTTCGGCAGCAAGGACGAATGTTTCGGCGCGGCCTACGATCTCGCGGTCGGCGCGGCCCTCGACCAGCTGCGCGAAACCGTCACCGGTCTCGAGGGCGTGAATTTCGAAGAGCGGGTGCGGATCTCGTTCGAGATCTACCTCAACGTGCTGGCCACCCAGCCCGGTGCCGCGCGGGCGCTGTATGTCGAAACCCTCGCGGCCGGACCGGGATTGATCGAACACCGGCTGCGGGTGCACGAACGATTCGCCGACTACATCGCCGCGGTGGCCGCGGTCGGCGTCCGCGACGGCGATCTGGCCGCGCCCCCGGACCGGGAGCTGATCGATATGCTGCTGGGCGGCATCGACGACCGGGTCCGCGCCTGCCTGCACCGGCAGGGCGCGCACGCGCTGCCGGAGCTGGCGCCGCTGTTCAGCCGCGCGGCCATCGCGCTCGTGTCCAAGCACGCCTGA
- a CDS encoding PucR family transcriptional regulator, with translation MVQATNSVGSASATSGPGSAGRQPFTTARSLETATAAPISDPLRDVRSLSAALVAHFAEHVARCGTLPGDALRGEVTAVTRTCLELAAGVLEGRDVAAKIERLQRAGADWAREGIPIGTIHRAVHDGFALGFDLIVDATGPEDYARLAVTARRLFEVLAMVDSAFAVAYVREHRAVVAEHHTAVHTVASALLAGHPTSTMARAGGVEIDESYDILALSIPPHPGESDPRVDGEVVARRKLRRVQSALADRGAGRALSLLSADGGTVLLPASEVAVGELDDLVAGLSTAAQVPITATVIRAATPDIPGAAEQAHELLDMVHRLEGKPGLHRFDALAMEYQLTRPGPGREYLGTLLDPLDEHPELLETLRRHIGNDLSRRHTARLLGVHTNTVDNRLKRIGQLTGFDPAQPSGLWYLRSALVARSYRKAERVRIGRPAAMVASNAMK, from the coding sequence ATGGTGCAGGCAACGAATTCCGTGGGCAGCGCCAGTGCGACCAGCGGTCCCGGTTCGGCGGGCCGGCAGCCCTTCACCACCGCCCGATCCCTCGAAACCGCCACCGCCGCACCGATCTCCGATCCCCTGCGTGATGTGCGATCGCTGTCGGCCGCGCTGGTCGCGCATTTCGCCGAGCACGTCGCGCGCTGCGGCACCCTGCCCGGTGACGCGCTGCGCGGCGAGGTCACCGCCGTCACCCGCACCTGCCTGGAGCTGGCGGCCGGCGTGCTCGAGGGCCGGGACGTGGCCGCCAAAATCGAACGGCTGCAACGCGCGGGCGCGGACTGGGCGCGCGAGGGCATCCCGATCGGCACCATTCACCGGGCCGTGCACGACGGCTTCGCGCTGGGCTTCGATCTCATCGTGGACGCCACCGGCCCCGAGGACTACGCCCGGCTCGCGGTGACCGCGCGGCGGCTGTTCGAGGTGCTGGCCATGGTGGACTCGGCGTTCGCGGTGGCGTACGTGCGCGAGCATCGCGCGGTGGTGGCCGAGCATCACACCGCCGTGCACACGGTGGCCTCGGCGCTGCTGGCCGGGCATCCGACCTCGACCATGGCCCGCGCCGGCGGTGTCGAGATCGACGAGTCGTATGACATTCTGGCCCTGAGCATTCCGCCGCACCCGGGCGAATCCGATCCCCGGGTGGACGGTGAGGTGGTGGCTCGGCGCAAGCTGCGGCGCGTGCAGTCGGCGCTGGCGGACCGCGGCGCGGGGCGCGCGCTGTCGCTGCTGAGCGCCGACGGCGGGACCGTGCTGCTGCCCGCGAGCGAGGTCGCCGTGGGTGAGCTGGACGATCTCGTCGCCGGATTGTCCACCGCCGCACAGGTTCCCATCACCGCCACGGTGATCCGGGCGGCGACCCCGGACATTCCCGGGGCCGCCGAGCAGGCACACGAACTGCTGGACATGGTGCATCGGCTGGAGGGCAAACCCGGTCTGCATCGCTTCGACGCCCTCGCCATGGAATATCAGCTCACCCGCCCGGGGCCCGGCCGGGAATACCTTGGGACACTGCTGGATCCGCTGGACGAGCACCCCGAACTGCTGGAGACGCTGCGCCGTCACATCGGCAACGACCTGAGCCGGCGGCATACGGCGCGACTGCTGGGCGTGCACACCAATACCGTCGACAATCGGCTCAAACGCATCGGGCAGCTGACCGGATTCGATCCGGCGCAGCCGTCCGGGCTGTGGTATCTGCGGTCCGCGCTGGTCGCCCGCAGTTACCGCAAGGCCGAGCGGGTGCGAATCGGGCGGCCCGCCGCCATGGTCGCCAGCAACGCCATGAAATGA
- a CDS encoding AAA family ATPase codes for MLTTLAVENYRSLRALRVPLGRVNVVTGANGSGKSSLYRVLRLLAEFSRNGAVAGLAREGGLESTFFAGPGRSGPNTPLVLRIGFAGEDFGYGAALGLPVPGQSMFNADPEIKAEAVWHGPVLRASTLLADRGGPVVRLKNEGNGWDMVPHAVKPYDSMLAELADPQRAPDLLVLRERIRSWRFYDHLRTDAAAPARATRIGTRTMALAHDGADAAAALQTILEIGDASALAAAIDHAFPGSRLEIISRDGRFELLLHQPKLYRPLAAPELSDGTMRYLLLTAALLSPRPPRLLVLNEPETSLHPELLDPLGRLIARAAEDTQVVVVSHSDELIGVIDEYAEEPNMIELVKREGATTVAGQGRLDEPAWYWPDR; via the coding sequence ATGCTGACCACGTTGGCCGTGGAGAACTACCGGTCCCTGCGCGCCCTGCGGGTACCCCTCGGCCGAGTCAATGTGGTCACCGGAGCCAATGGCAGCGGCAAGTCCAGCCTGTACCGGGTCCTGCGGCTGCTGGCCGAATTCTCCCGCAACGGGGCGGTCGCCGGACTGGCCCGCGAGGGCGGCCTGGAATCCACCTTCTTCGCCGGTCCCGGCCGCTCCGGCCCCAATACCCCGCTGGTGCTGCGGATCGGCTTCGCGGGCGAGGACTTCGGCTACGGCGCCGCCCTGGGCCTGCCCGTCCCGGGCCAGTCCATGTTCAACGCGGACCCGGAGATCAAGGCCGAGGCCGTCTGGCACGGACCCGTGCTGCGGGCCTCCACCCTGCTGGCCGACCGCGGCGGCCCGGTGGTCCGGCTCAAGAACGAGGGCAACGGCTGGGACATGGTCCCGCACGCGGTGAAACCCTACGACTCCATGCTCGCCGAACTCGCCGACCCGCAACGCGCCCCCGACCTGCTGGTGCTGCGCGAGCGAATTCGCTCCTGGCGCTTCTACGACCACCTGCGCACCGACGCCGCCGCCCCGGCGCGCGCAACGCGCATCGGCACCCGCACCATGGCCCTGGCCCACGACGGCGCGGACGCGGCCGCCGCCCTGCAGACCATCCTCGAGATCGGCGACGCCTCCGCACTGGCCGCGGCCATCGATCACGCCTTCCCCGGCAGCCGCCTCGAGATCATCAGCCGCGACGGCCGTTTCGAACTGCTGCTGCACCAGCCCAAGCTGTATCGCCCGCTGGCCGCCCCGGAACTGTCCGACGGCACCATGCGCTACCTGCTGCTGACCGCCGCCCTGCTGTCCCCGCGCCCGCCGCGGCTGCTGGTGCTCAACGAACCCGAGACCAGCCTGCATCCCGAACTGCTGGACCCGCTGGGCCGTCTCATCGCCCGCGCCGCCGAGGACACGCAGGTGGTGGTGGTGTCGCATTCCGACGAATTGATCGGGGTGATCGACGAATACGCCGAGGAGCCGAACATGATCGAATTGGTGAAACGGGAGGGAGCGACCACGGTGGCGGGACAGGGACGACTGGACGAACCGGCCTGGTATTGGCCGGACCGTTAG
- a CDS encoding MarR family transcriptional regulator has product MSSEGGAGPEVGAAAAELRVVSSRLLRRLRVARAGLEITPSQAVVLSRLGSEGAMSVAELARAERVRPQSMRTTLGALEARGLVERAAHPTDQRQVLISLSARGRGVLREAHEAKEDWLATAIATKLSAAEQDSLIAAIPLLARLVED; this is encoded by the coding sequence GTGAGTTCGGAGGGTGGGGCGGGACCTGAGGTGGGGGCTGCGGCTGCGGAGTTGCGGGTGGTTAGTAGTCGGTTGTTGCGGCGGTTGCGGGTTGCGCGGGCGGGGCTGGAGATCACGCCGTCGCAAGCCGTTGTATTGAGCCGGCTCGGAAGCGAGGGGGCGATGTCGGTGGCGGAGTTGGCGCGGGCTGAGCGGGTGCGGCCGCAGTCGATGCGGACGACGTTGGGGGCGCTGGAAGCGCGGGGGTTGGTGGAGCGGGCGGCGCATCCGACGGATCAGCGGCAGGTGCTCATATCGCTCAGTGCGCGGGGGCGGGGGGTGTTGCGTGAGGCGCATGAGGCTAAAGAGGACTGGCTTGCTACTGCTATTGCCACCAAATTGTCGGCTGCCGAACAGGATTCGCTGATCGCGGCGATTCCGCTGTTGGCTCGGCTGGTCGAGGACTGA
- a CDS encoding Ada metal-binding domain-containing protein, producing the protein MYTLLGPHGPYPSDTPGALGGHRRLRIYGRLDCPAALRAPARGGYAAHRVFFADEAAALATGYRPCAVCSRPAYRAWRARRPG; encoded by the coding sequence GTGTACACCCTGCTCGGCCCGCACGGCCCCTACCCCAGCGACACTCCGGGCGCCCTCGGCGGCCACCGCCGCCTGCGCATCTACGGCCGCCTGGACTGCCCGGCCGCCCTGCGCGCCCCGGCCCGCGGCGGCTATGCGGCACACCGGGTTTTCTTCGCCGACGAAGCCGCCGCCCTCGCCACCGGATACCGTCCGTGCGCGGTGTGCTCGCGTCCCGCCTACCGGGCGTGGCGGGCCCGCCGGCCCGGCTGA
- a CDS encoding esterase/lipase family protein, translated as MRPTIRTLGSAVFAAAAAIACSTGVAGAAPADAGSSSGSAIVSTASDTVGSGPEMSAFLAAFGYGLTNPDAAPAGANDWNCKPSADHPRPVVLVHGTWLNTYDSFSFLSPQLARAGFCVFAYNFGRETLLGGGGIGPILPGRYGVGPLEDSAKQLGAFVDRVLAATGAPAVDVLAHSQGGPVTNQYLKFEGGQGKVRKVVTFGATTHGTSLLGLASLGRFLTNLGLDVLGFYQPLIGQANTEQVVGSPFYAKLNADGDTVPGVDYTAIGTTHDEISNPYEWTFLTPGPGATVENVTLQQDCPEDVSDHLTILYSPRAASIALRALDPVAHPNLVCTFNPWIIGGSGHL; from the coding sequence ATGAGGCCGACCATCCGTACCCTCGGCAGTGCCGTGTTCGCCGCCGCGGCCGCCATCGCCTGCTCGACCGGCGTGGCCGGCGCCGCACCGGCGGATGCGGGCAGCAGTTCCGGCTCGGCCATCGTGAGCACCGCCTCGGATACGGTCGGTTCCGGCCCGGAGATGTCGGCGTTCCTCGCCGCCTTCGGCTACGGCCTCACCAACCCGGACGCCGCCCCCGCGGGCGCCAACGACTGGAACTGCAAACCGAGCGCCGATCATCCGCGCCCGGTGGTGCTGGTGCACGGCACCTGGCTCAATACCTACGACAGCTTCTCGTTCCTGTCCCCGCAGCTGGCGCGCGCCGGATTCTGTGTGTTCGCCTACAATTTCGGCCGCGAGACGCTGCTGGGCGGCGGCGGCATCGGCCCGATCCTGCCGGGCCGCTACGGCGTCGGCCCGCTGGAGGATTCGGCGAAACAGTTGGGCGCCTTCGTCGATCGCGTCCTCGCCGCCACCGGGGCGCCCGCGGTCGATGTACTCGCGCACTCCCAGGGCGGCCCGGTCACCAACCAGTATCTGAAATTCGAAGGCGGACAGGGCAAGGTGCGCAAGGTCGTCACCTTCGGCGCGACCACCCACGGCACCTCGCTGCTCGGCCTCGCCAGCCTGGGCCGGTTCCTCACCAACCTGGGCCTGGACGTCCTCGGCTTCTATCAGCCGCTGATCGGGCAGGCCAACACCGAGCAGGTGGTGGGCTCGCCGTTCTACGCCAAGCTCAATGCCGACGGCGACACCGTGCCCGGCGTGGACTACACCGCCATCGGCACCACGCACGACGAGATCTCCAACCCCTACGAATGGACCTTCCTCACCCCGGGCCCCGGCGCGACGGTGGAAAACGTCACCCTGCAACAGGATTGCCCCGAGGACGTCTCCGACCACCTGACCATCCTGTACTCGCCGCGGGCGGCGTCCATCGCCCTGCGCGCGCTGGATCCGGTGGCCCACCCGAACCTGGTGTGCACCTTCAACCCGTGGATCATCGGCGGCTCCGGCCACCTCTGA